The Hymenobacter sp. GOD-10R genome includes a window with the following:
- a CDS encoding ATP-binding cassette domain-containing protein yields MNNTVLSFEHITVRYLQQTLFADLTFRVEQGQNWALVGKSGSGKSALLEAIAGNFNIMGGNASFPLLEEEVQQHLGADPFLTPRKLIGKVGAKYAFRTLSNTTEFYYQQRFNAHDSEDALTVRHYLATIKSYAEQPFWAYERTIDTLHLAHLQEQQLIKLSNGETKRLLIAGALLKNPLLLLLDNPLAGLDKQTRATFNDILGAITASGITIIMATSPGEIPASITHVAELEAGRMVRTSTREEFETHKAATTELPPLDEEELRALLALTTPPAFDVIARLEDVSISYGGKRVLDQISWEVRQGERWALVGPNGAGKSTLLSLLNGDNPQAYGKKITLFDRKRGSGESIWDIKKKIGFVSPELFQYFPAQNTCQQVIESGFYDTLGLFRKSQAANAAVALRWMRVLALEQYAATPFRKVAASVQRLCLLARAMAKNPPLFIFDEPCQGLDAEQQQHFKHVLDTICQVSNATLIYVSHYAQEIPASVTQVLQLDNGRQVAG; encoded by the coding sequence GACCTCACCTTTCGGGTTGAGCAGGGGCAGAACTGGGCGTTGGTCGGGAAAAGCGGCTCTGGGAAAAGTGCTTTGCTGGAAGCCATCGCTGGCAACTTCAACATCATGGGGGGCAACGCTAGCTTCCCGCTGCTGGAAGAAGAGGTGCAGCAGCACCTAGGGGCCGACCCGTTCCTGACGCCGCGCAAGCTCATCGGAAAAGTAGGAGCAAAGTATGCTTTCCGGACCCTCTCCAACACCACGGAGTTCTACTACCAGCAGCGCTTCAACGCCCACGACTCGGAAGATGCCCTCACGGTGCGCCACTATTTAGCCACCATTAAGTCGTACGCCGAGCAGCCTTTCTGGGCGTATGAGCGCACCATCGACACGCTGCACCTAGCTCATCTGCAAGAGCAACAACTCATCAAGCTATCGAACGGCGAAACTAAGCGGTTGCTCATTGCCGGCGCCCTGCTCAAAAATCCGCTGTTGCTGCTGCTCGACAACCCGCTGGCTGGCCTAGACAAGCAAACCCGCGCCACCTTCAACGACATCCTAGGTGCCATTACGGCTTCCGGCATCACCATTATCATGGCAACTTCACCGGGAGAAATTCCGGCGAGCATCACCCATGTAGCCGAGCTAGAGGCGGGGCGCATGGTGAGAACAAGCACCCGTGAGGAATTTGAAACTCACAAAGCTGCCACCACGGAACTGCCGCCTTTGGATGAAGAAGAACTGCGTGCCCTACTTGCGCTGACCACCCCGCCCGCGTTTGACGTGATAGCGCGGCTCGAAGACGTATCTATTTCCTACGGCGGCAAGCGCGTGCTCGACCAGATCAGTTGGGAGGTGCGGCAGGGCGAGCGGTGGGCCTTGGTGGGTCCCAATGGCGCCGGCAAATCAACGTTGTTGAGCTTGCTCAACGGCGATAATCCGCAGGCTTACGGCAAGAAGATAACGCTGTTTGACCGCAAGCGGGGCAGCGGTGAGAGCATCTGGGATATCAAGAAGAAGATCGGGTTTGTATCACCGGAGCTGTTTCAGTACTTCCCGGCCCAGAACACTTGTCAGCAGGTTATCGAGTCAGGTTTCTACGACACCCTAGGTCTCTTCCGGAAAAGCCAAGCGGCAAATGCTGCGGTGGCCTTGCGCTGGATGCGCGTGCTAGCCCTAGAGCAATACGCGGCTACGCCTTTCCGGAAAGTAGCTGCTAGCGTGCAGCGCCTGTGCTTGCTGGCGCGCGCTATGGCAAAGAACCCACCTTTGTTCATCTTCGATGAACCCTGTCAGGGGCTAGATGCCGAGCAGCAGCAGCACTTCAAGCACGTGCTAGATACCATTTGCCAGGTCAGCAACGCTACCTTGATTTATGTGAGCCACTATGCCCAGGAAATTCCGGCCAGCGTGACTCAAGTGTTGCAGCTAGATAACGGCAGACAAGTAGCAGGATAA